Below is a window of Cytobacillus firmus DNA.
TTGGAGGACTCCGGCATCAATATTGATCAGAGCACATTATATCCATTGCTGCGGCGTCTGGAAAAACAGGAGCTTGTCACGAGCAGCTGGGATCATACGGAAAGCCGGCCGCGCAAGTATTATGTTTTAAGCGAAATGGGTCTGGAAACATTTCTGCAGCTGAAACAAGAATGGATTAAGAATTCCAAACAGCTTTTCGGGCTGTTAAAGGGGGATGAGGAAGATGAATTTAATTGAAATATATATACAGGAAGTGACCCGGAGGCTGCCTGAAAAGAGCCGTGCGGATATCGCACTCGAGCTTCAGTCAACAATCGGGGATATGCTTCCGGATGATTACAATGAGGAAGATGTGAAGGATGTCCTCAGCAAATTGGGCAGTCCCGCAGCCCTGGCGGCCGGATACCGGGATCAGCCGATGCACCTGATAGGACCGCGCTATTTCGATGTATATGTATCACTGTTAAAAATGATCCTGCCGATTGCCGCAGCGATTTCATTGATTTCACTTGCTGCCGAGTTTATTTTTAATTTTAGCCGCGACGTTACCATCATCAATGCCATACTCGATTTAATGGGCTACGGAATTTGGAGACTCATGGAAGTGGCCGTCCAGGTATTTTTCTGGCTGACGATTGTATTCGCCGTAATTGAAAGGATGGATAAAGGAAAAGAGCAGCATCCTTTATCACCCAGCTTAAAACCGTGGACTCCGGAGGATTTGAAAAGCATTACGTATATTCCGAAGAAAAAAGCCATTTCCAAGTTCGAGGTGTTCGGAAGCTTAATGTGGACTGCCATTTGGGCAACCCTTTACTTTTATGCCGACCGGCTGATGGGTGTCTATAGAGGCGGAGGTGAAGGACTGGAATTTAAGATTCCCGCGGTTAACCAGGATGTGCTGCTCGGATATTGGCCTATTGTGGTAGTCATCATAGCGCTTGAAGCGGGACTCGCTCTCTACAAACTCATCATTGGCCAATGGACGAAAAGAATGGCGATCTTCAACACCATCCTTGAACTGTTTGCCACCATCGTATTCATCTTCATTCTGCTGAACCCAAATTTGCTCCAGGCAGAATTTATTGCATACATGACCGATTTATTTGCAATATCAGCCGCCCAATTGAAGAGCTGGCTGCTCAGCAGCATCATCATTATTTTCATCATTTATGCAGGAATCAGTATTTATGATGGAATCCGCAAATCAAGAATCACCTCTTAAACAAGAACAGACACACTGATTGTCCAGTGTGTCTGTTTTTTACAAATTAAAAATAATCCCCATAATCGAATAAATAATCACCGTCGAAAAAAGAACTGTCATATGGACAAGCGAGAAGATGAACAGTGATTTTGCCCATTTTTCAGGATCCATCCGTTTATAGCCGTAGATACTGAGTGCCAGCCAGGCAATCCCGAGGAGTAAAGCTACGAGCATAAGGCCGGTGCTTAAGGAACCTAACAGAAAGCTGATCCCGATCAGAATAACTAAATAAACATTCGTCTGGATATATGTCCTTCTGACGCCTTTAACAA
It encodes the following:
- a CDS encoding HAAS signaling domain-containing protein — its product is MNLIEIYIQEVTRRLPEKSRADIALELQSTIGDMLPDDYNEEDVKDVLSKLGSPAALAAGYRDQPMHLIGPRYFDVYVSLLKMILPIAAAISLISLAAEFIFNFSRDVTIINAILDLMGYGIWRLMEVAVQVFFWLTIVFAVIERMDKGKEQHPLSPSLKPWTPEDLKSITYIPKKKAISKFEVFGSLMWTAIWATLYFYADRLMGVYRGGGEGLEFKIPAVNQDVLLGYWPIVVVIIALEAGLALYKLIIGQWTKRMAIFNTILELFATIVFIFILLNPNLLQAEFIAYMTDLFAISAAQLKSWLLSSIIIIFIIYAGISIYDGIRKSRITS
- a CDS encoding PadR family transcriptional regulator, which produces MSTLLNSLTTELRRGTLTLAVLSQLRTPQYGYSLVQLLEDSGINIDQSTLYPLLRRLEKQELVTSSWDHTESRPRKYYVLSEMGLETFLQLKQEWIKNSKQLFGLLKGDEEDEFN